The following are encoded together in the Eleftheria terrae genome:
- a CDS encoding glycoside hydrolase family 64 protein, with protein MQTSLFRLMSWLLALLCCSMAASAQSSSDFTQGVAVSGDRATLWFKSNVNTSWVDVHYQHNGGGQQNLRMGYNGATGRFEQAVLAPVATGHTLGYFFTYNNGVPAYDSARFTYTVGSSNPGNPGNPGNPGNPPPGGGEWNGYTTFNIVNQTGGRWPDDQVYWAIIGKDWGTGRFVYVDAGGALRPMELGHNGALVKNGESYTNYFHSLARVRSVTIPAINSARILFSVGSPMYIKVVMDANGNLGYAGANLQNPTDPNRDVIFDFGEMAILPKGHASQGIFVNTTRVDQFGFPLRLRVQGLNGYDRTVGEPLTESRDQLFARFQSEVPGPFKSLAQGPYAPYRIIAPAHATFAPGQANGNYLQGYIDQVWQRYRNEDLVFTLANHGTFRGRVMGDRFVFTGGKLNGTYYINSKPNTAMVLLGNGVLSDASGGPTNVDVQLQIQAQICAALNRHVLEQPGNWYNQSAHHPAGQPGNWFSKFWHDHSIDRLAYGFAYDDVGDFSPSLHTTAPTTVTYTIGW; from the coding sequence ATGCAAACGTCCCTCTTCAGGCTGATGAGCTGGCTGCTGGCCCTGCTGTGCTGCAGCATGGCGGCTTCCGCTCAGTCCAGCTCCGACTTCACGCAAGGCGTGGCGGTGTCCGGCGACCGGGCCACGCTCTGGTTCAAGTCCAACGTCAACACCAGCTGGGTCGATGTGCATTACCAGCACAACGGCGGTGGCCAGCAGAACCTGCGCATGGGCTATAACGGCGCCACCGGCCGCTTCGAGCAAGCGGTGCTGGCACCGGTGGCCACCGGGCACACGCTGGGCTACTTCTTCACCTATAACAACGGCGTTCCGGCCTACGACAGCGCCCGCTTCACCTACACCGTGGGTAGCAGCAACCCGGGCAACCCAGGCAATCCGGGCAACCCGGGCAACCCGCCCCCGGGCGGCGGTGAGTGGAACGGCTACACCACCTTCAACATCGTCAACCAGACCGGCGGCCGCTGGCCCGACGACCAGGTCTACTGGGCCATCATCGGCAAGGACTGGGGCACCGGCCGCTTCGTGTATGTGGACGCCGGCGGTGCGCTGCGGCCGATGGAGCTGGGGCACAACGGGGCCCTGGTGAAGAACGGTGAGTCGTACACCAACTACTTCCATTCCCTGGCACGGGTGCGCTCGGTCACCATCCCGGCGATCAATTCCGCACGCATCCTGTTCTCCGTCGGCTCACCGATGTACATCAAGGTGGTGATGGATGCCAACGGCAACCTCGGCTATGCCGGCGCCAACCTGCAGAACCCGACCGACCCGAACCGCGATGTCATCTTCGACTTTGGCGAAATGGCCATTCTGCCGAAGGGCCACGCCAGCCAGGGCATCTTCGTCAACACCACGCGGGTGGACCAGTTCGGCTTTCCGCTCAGGCTGCGGGTGCAGGGCCTCAATGGCTACGACCGCACGGTGGGGGAGCCGCTGACCGAAAGCCGCGACCAGCTGTTCGCCCGCTTCCAGTCCGAAGTGCCGGGGCCCTTCAAGAGCCTCGCCCAGGGTCCGTACGCTCCCTATCGCATCATTGCGCCGGCCCACGCCACCTTTGCCCCGGGACAAGCGAACGGCAACTACCTGCAAGGCTACATCGACCAGGTCTGGCAACGCTATCGCAACGAAGACCTGGTCTTCACGCTGGCCAACCATGGAACGTTCCGCGGCCGTGTCATGGGTGACCGCTTCGTGTTCACCGGGGGCAAGCTCAACGGCACGTACTACATCAATTCCAAGCCGAACACCGCGATGGTCTTGCTGGGCAACGGCGTGCTGTCGGACGCAAGCGGCGGGCCGACCAACGTGGACGTGCAACTGCAGATCCAGGCCCAGATCTGCGCAGCGCTGAACCGCCACGTGCTGGAGCAGCCGGGCAACTGGTACAACCAGTCGGCCCACCACCCGGCCGGCCAGCCGGGCAACTGGTTCTCCAAGTTCTGGCACGACCACAGCATCGACCGGCTGGCCTATGGCTTCGCCTACGACGATGTGGGCGACTTCAGCCCCTCGCTGCACACCACCGCACCGACGACCGTCACCTACACGATCGGTTGGTGA